Proteins found in one Labrenzia sp. VG12 genomic segment:
- the adh gene encoding aldehyde dehydrogenase, with amino-acid sequence MNQMPRIAVDTTSPFKDRYDNFIGGKFVAPVNGRYFSNITPISGQTVCDVARSDAADVELALDAAHGAKESWGRVPAAERANVLLKIADVIEANLDLLAKAETWDNGKPIRETTAADIPLSADHFRYFAGVLRSQEGSMSEIDADTIAYHFHEPLGVVGQIIPWNFSILMAAWKLAPALAAGNCVVLKPAEQTPAAIMVLAELIADVLPAGVLNIINGYGAEVGAPLAKSSRIAKIAFTGSTQTGKMIMQYATENLIPVTLELGGKSPNIFFSDVMREDDAFLDKAIEGFVLFAFNQGEVCTCPSRALIQEDIYEAFIERAIARVKAIKQGDPRALDTMVGAQASREQQDKILSYLTIGVEEGAEVLCGGAEAKFDGDLDGGFYIQPTILKGHNKMRVFQEEIFGPVVSVTTFKTEEEALAIANDTMYGLGAGVWSRDANRCYRFGRAIEAGRVWVNNYHAYPAHAAFGGYKQSGIGRETHKMMLDHYQQTKNMLVSYNPNKLGFF; translated from the coding sequence ATGAACCAGATGCCCAGGATTGCGGTCGACACGACGTCCCCGTTCAAGGACCGCTACGACAATTTCATCGGCGGCAAATTCGTCGCGCCGGTCAACGGCCGCTACTTTTCCAACATCACGCCGATCTCCGGCCAGACCGTCTGCGACGTCGCACGCTCGGACGCTGCGGATGTGGAGCTGGCGCTGGACGCCGCTCATGGGGCCAAGGAAAGCTGGGGCCGCGTGCCGGCAGCCGAACGCGCCAATGTTCTTCTGAAAATCGCTGACGTCATCGAAGCGAACCTCGATCTGCTGGCCAAGGCCGAGACCTGGGACAACGGCAAGCCGATCCGTGAGACCACGGCAGCGGATATTCCGCTGTCAGCCGACCACTTCCGCTATTTTGCCGGTGTGCTGCGCAGCCAGGAAGGTTCCATGTCGGAAATCGACGCAGACACCATTGCCTATCACTTCCACGAACCGCTCGGTGTCGTCGGCCAGATCATTCCCTGGAACTTCTCGATCCTGATGGCCGCCTGGAAACTGGCGCCCGCCCTTGCCGCCGGCAACTGCGTGGTGCTGAAACCGGCCGAACAGACCCCGGCCGCCATCATGGTGCTGGCCGAGCTGATCGCTGATGTCCTGCCCGCCGGCGTCCTGAACATCATCAACGGTTACGGCGCCGAGGTCGGTGCACCGCTGGCAAAATCCTCGCGCATCGCCAAGATCGCCTTCACCGGCTCGACCCAGACCGGCAAGATGATCATGCAGTATGCGACGGAAAACCTGATCCCGGTGACGCTGGAACTCGGCGGCAAGTCACCGAACATCTTCTTCTCCGACGTCATGCGCGAGGACGATGCCTTTCTCGACAAGGCCATCGAGGGCTTTGTCCTGTTCGCCTTCAACCAGGGGGAAGTCTGCACCTGCCCGAGCCGTGCGCTCATCCAGGAAGACATCTATGAAGCCTTCATCGAGCGGGCGATTGCCCGTGTGAAAGCGATCAAGCAGGGCGACCCGCGGGCTCTCGACACCATGGTCGGGGCCCAGGCCAGCCGCGAACAGCAGGACAAGATCCTGTCCTATCTCACCATAGGGGTCGAGGAAGGTGCCGAAGTGCTCTGCGGTGGTGCCGAAGCCAAGTTTGACGGCGATCTTGATGGCGGCTTCTACATCCAGCCGACCATCCTGAAAGGCCACAACAAGATGCGGGTGTTCCAGGAGGAAATCTTCGGTCCGGTGGTGTCCGTCACGACGTTCAAGACGGAAGAGGAAGCTCTCGCCATCGCCAACGACACCATGTACGGCCTTGGCGCCGGGGTCTGGTCGCGGGATGCCAACCGCTGCTACCGCTTCGGTCGCGCCATCGAGGCCGGTCGTGTCTGGGTCAACAATTATCACGCCTATCCGGCCCATG
- a CDS encoding GAF domain-containing protein — MKDHVETVFRTVQSRSAPAVSRIAASWRRSIDKHGLHPGEKRAPERLADPALRERRDLAGAFLQIAAPKLDQLFGLVGQSGCTVLLTDADGVVLDQRSTAADADVFEHWGLAQGTDWSEASVGTNGVGTCIAEERTVIIHRNEHFLARNAAMSCMDAPIYGPDGHIAGALDVSSARADQTETFNRLIAAMVAQTARQIEVDTFRAAFSDSRIVFADKDTTDAAILLAVDSDDLIVGATRGARKAFGLGASGPIIPLPASDLLGREDGPTGFEKAERTAVVRALARAKGNVSEAARALGVGRATLYRRMKRLGIGDNGPDLSQG; from the coding sequence ATGAAGGATCACGTCGAAACCGTCTTTCGAACCGTTCAGTCCCGTTCGGCGCCTGCCGTGTCGCGGATCGCTGCGTCCTGGCGGCGCTCCATCGACAAACATGGCCTTCATCCCGGAGAGAAACGTGCGCCCGAGCGCCTGGCCGATCCCGCCCTTCGGGAACGGCGCGACCTGGCCGGCGCCTTCCTGCAGATCGCGGCGCCCAAGCTCGACCAACTGTTCGGGCTGGTCGGTCAGTCCGGCTGCACCGTTCTCCTGACCGATGCGGATGGCGTCGTTCTAGACCAGCGCAGCACGGCCGCTGACGCGGATGTGTTCGAGCACTGGGGGCTGGCCCAGGGGACGGACTGGAGCGAAGCCTCGGTCGGCACCAACGGCGTCGGCACCTGCATTGCCGAGGAACGCACCGTCATCATTCACCGGAACGAGCACTTTCTGGCGCGCAATGCCGCGATGAGCTGCATGGACGCTCCGATCTACGGTCCAGACGGCCACATTGCCGGGGCTCTCGATGTTTCCTCGGCGCGCGCCGACCAGACGGAAACCTTCAACCGGCTGATTGCGGCGATGGTGGCGCAGACAGCACGCCAGATCGAGGTCGACACCTTTCGCGCCGCCTTTTCGGACAGCCGCATCGTCTTTGCCGACAAGGACACGACCGACGCCGCCATTCTGCTTGCGGTCGATTCCGACGATCTGATCGTCGGTGCGACCCGGGGCGCCCGAAAGGCCTTCGGCCTTGGAGCCTCCGGCCCGATCATTCCCCTGCCCGCCTCCGATCTGCTTGGCCGCGAGGACGGACCGACCGGGTTCGAAAAGGCCGAACGAACTGCCGTCGTCAGGGCGCTGGCGCGGGCCAAGGGCAATGTGTCGGAAGCCGCCCGCGCGCTCGGCGTCGGCCGGGCGACCCTTTACCGGCGTATGAAACGGCTGGGCATCGGCGATAACGGACCGGACCTGTCTCAGGGCTGA
- a CDS encoding site-specific DNA-methyltransferase, translating to MSVLRTGVSFAAPRPIKSEEAGASWLNTILKGDCVAALEKLPSRSVDLVFADPPYNLQLGGDLHRPDQSKVDACDDHWDQFESFEAYDAFTRAWLLAVRRVMKPDGSLYVIGSYHNIFRVGAILQDLGFWIMNDIVWLKSNPMPNFRGKRFTNAHETMIWATKSKDAKPTFNYDALKVFNEDLQMRSDWHLPLCTGAERLKDKQGQKVHPTQKPEALLYRVLTASSKPGDVVLDPFFGTGTTGAVAKKLGRNFVGVEREQDYIDAATQRIDVIEPGNAESLEMQQGKRAQKRIPFGTLLESGLLEPGTELTCSKGKHLAVVRADGSLKSGDHTGSIHKVGALVQGQEACNGWTFWHTKDGAKTSPIDELRKEIRSRLQA from the coding sequence ATGAGTGTACTGCGTACCGGGGTGTCCTTCGCGGCACCCCGTCCAATCAAATCCGAGGAAGCTGGTGCTTCCTGGCTGAACACGATCCTGAAGGGCGACTGCGTGGCCGCCCTTGAGAAGCTGCCGTCCCGGTCGGTTGACCTGGTCTTTGCGGATCCGCCCTACAATCTCCAGCTGGGCGGCGACCTGCATCGGCCGGATCAGTCGAAGGTGGATGCCTGTGACGACCACTGGGACCAGTTCGAGAGCTTCGAGGCCTATGATGCCTTTACCCGGGCCTGGCTTCTGGCCGTCCGGCGGGTGATGAAGCCCGATGGCTCGCTCTATGTGATCGGCTCCTATCACAACATCTTCCGTGTCGGCGCGATCCTGCAGGATCTCGGCTTCTGGATCATGAACGACATCGTCTGGCTGAAGTCGAACCCGATGCCGAATTTCCGCGGCAAACGGTTCACCAATGCCCACGAGACCATGATCTGGGCGACCAAGTCCAAGGACGCCAAGCCGACCTTCAACTACGACGCCCTGAAGGTCTTCAACGAAGATCTGCAGATGCGCTCCGACTGGCACCTGCCGCTGTGCACCGGTGCCGAACGGCTGAAGGACAAGCAGGGTCAGAAGGTTCATCCGACGCAGAAACCGGAAGCCCTGCTTTACCGGGTGCTGACGGCCTCTTCCAAACCGGGCGACGTCGTGCTGGACCCGTTCTTCGGCACGGGCACGACCGGGGCCGTTGCCAAGAAACTTGGCCGGAACTTTGTCGGTGTGGAACGCGAGCAGGACTATATCGATGCGGCGACCCAGCGCATCGACGTGATCGAGCCGGGCAATGCGGAATCCCTGGAAATGCAGCAGGGCAAACGCGCCCAGAAGCGCATTCCCTTTGGCACGCTCCTGGAAAGCGGTCTGCTGGAACCGGGCACGGAGCTCACCTGTTCCAAGGGCAAGCATCTGGCCGTGGTGCGTGCCGACGGTTCTCTGAAATCCGGTGACCATACCGGCTCGATCCACAAGGTCGGCGCCCTGGTCCAGGGTCAGGAGGCCTGCAATGGCTGGACGTTCTGGCACACCAAGGACGGTGCCAAGACCTCGCCGATCGACGAGCTGCGCAAGGAAATCAGATCCCGCCTGCAGGCATAA
- a CDS encoding DNA-3-methyladenine glycosylase I, whose translation MRSFEEIEALAADKKGGPDALRALLDEHNAPRPVAELETVGDDRWLAMFTKCVFQAGFSWKVIEQKWPGFEDAFEGFDVARLAFLPDEAFEALLKDTRIVRNGAKIKSVQHNAIFLKDLAAEHGSAARFFATYPVDDQVGLMELLKKRGSRLGGNTGQIALRFMGKESFILSGDVVNALIRENVIENDRMSKKNLAAIQAAFNDWKTTSGRPMNEISRILAFSVGTGH comes from the coding sequence ATGCGTTCCTTTGAAGAGATCGAAGCCCTCGCCGCCGACAAGAAGGGCGGGCCCGACGCCCTTCGCGCCCTGCTGGACGAACACAACGCCCCCAGGCCCGTCGCCGAACTGGAGACAGTGGGTGATGACCGCTGGCTCGCCATGTTCACCAAATGCGTGTTTCAGGCCGGCTTCAGCTGGAAGGTGATCGAGCAGAAATGGCCCGGTTTCGAAGACGCCTTCGAAGGATTTGATGTTGCCCGCCTCGCCTTTCTTCCCGACGAGGCTTTCGAGGCGCTTCTGAAAGACACCCGCATCGTGCGCAACGGCGCGAAGATCAAATCGGTCCAGCACAATGCAATTTTCCTGAAGGACTTGGCGGCAGAACATGGCAGCGCCGCGCGGTTTTTCGCCACTTACCCGGTCGACGATCAGGTGGGCCTGATGGAGCTGCTGAAGAAGCGAGGCAGCCGTCTTGGAGGAAACACCGGGCAAATCGCCTTGCGCTTCATGGGCAAGGAGAGTTTCATCCTCTCCGGCGACGTGGTTAACGCCCTGATCCGCGAAAATGTCATTGAGAACGATCGCATGTCGAAAAAAAATCTGGCAGCGATTCAGGCCGCTTTTAACGATTGGAAGACAACTTCCGGTCGTCCCATGAATGAAATCAGCAGAATTCTGGCGTTTTCGGTCGGGACAGGCCATTAA
- a CDS encoding amino acid ABC transporter permease, translated as MFNSKNQTGSPKQDFPYWLLVAVGIAVFLLIQIATDEIYSQVMATVSRGIWLTIFVTLVAFFLASLIGLLLALASLSGSLILRQSARFYIEIVRGMPIIVLLLYIAFVATPLMVAGLNALLEPLGIGTLRTRDFPLLWRAVLALTIGYSAFIAEVFRAGIQAVDTGQIEAAEALGMNRWLRFRLIVFPQALKTILPPLGNDFIALIKDSSLVSVLGVADITQLGKVYAAGSFRYFETYNVVALIYLMMTITLSLALRKFERAKDVGER; from the coding sequence ATGTTCAACAGCAAAAATCAGACCGGCTCTCCGAAACAGGACTTTCCCTATTGGCTGCTGGTTGCTGTTGGCATTGCGGTGTTTCTGCTGATCCAGATCGCCACCGACGAGATCTACAGCCAGGTCATGGCGACAGTTTCGCGCGGCATCTGGCTGACCATCTTCGTCACGCTCGTGGCTTTCTTCCTGGCCTCCCTGATCGGGCTGCTCCTGGCGCTGGCGTCGCTGTCCGGTTCGCTGATCCTCAGGCAAAGCGCGCGTTTCTATATCGAGATCGTGCGCGGCATGCCGATCATCGTGCTGCTTCTTTATATCGCCTTCGTCGCGACACCCCTGATGGTGGCCGGTCTCAACGCGCTCCTGGAGCCGCTAGGGATTGGCACATTGCGCACCCGTGACTTCCCGCTGCTCTGGCGCGCCGTCCTCGCCCTGACGATCGGTTATTCGGCCTTTATCGCCGAAGTTTTCCGCGCCGGCATCCAGGCTGTCGACACCGGCCAGATCGAGGCGGCCGAGGCACTCGGCATGAACCGCTGGCTCCGCTTCCGCCTGATCGTCTTTCCACAGGCGCTGAAGACCATCCTGCCGCCGCTCGGCAATGATTTCATCGCGCTGATCAAGGACAGTTCGCTGGTGTCGGTTCTTGGGGTCGCCGACATTACCCAGCTCGGCAAGGTCTATGCGGCCGGCTCGTTCCGCTATTTCGAGACCTATAACGTGGTTGCCCTGATCTACCTGATGATGACGATCACGCTTTCGCTTGCCCTGCGCAAATTTGAACGGGCAAAGGACGTCGGAGAACGATAA
- a CDS encoding transporter substrate-binding domain-containing protein gives MKKTLLGLAAALSCVIGLSAAAGAETLPDLGGKEIVIASENTYPPLQFVDPKSGDAVGWEYEAIAEIAKRLNAKITYENVSWDAMIPAVSAGEYDLAMNGITIREDRADKVDFSEPYMRSEMFMLVRADEDRFSDPKSFAANTDFLAGAQPGTTPFYVTVYEVLDGDEANPRIKLFETFGAAVQALKAGDVDLVLTDSTGGRGYVAANPDTFKLIGDPMGSEDFGFIFPKGSDLVAPFNAAIASMRADGTLDALNQKWFFDYKVGQ, from the coding sequence ATGAAAAAGACCCTTCTCGGCCTTGCGGCCGCCCTTTCCTGCGTGATCGGCCTGAGCGCTGCGGCCGGCGCCGAAACGCTTCCGGATCTCGGCGGCAAGGAAATCGTGATTGCTTCGGAAAACACCTATCCGCCGCTGCAATTTGTCGATCCGAAGTCCGGCGATGCCGTTGGTTGGGAATATGAGGCAATTGCCGAGATCGCGAAGCGCCTCAACGCCAAGATCACCTACGAGAATGTCAGCTGGGATGCGATGATCCCCGCCGTTTCCGCGGGCGAATATGACCTTGCCATGAACGGCATCACGATCCGTGAAGACCGGGCCGACAAGGTCGATTTCTCCGAGCCCTATATGCGTTCCGAGATGTTCATGCTGGTGCGCGCCGACGAGGACCGGTTCTCAGATCCCAAGAGTTTTGCCGCCAACACGGACTTCCTGGCCGGTGCCCAGCCGGGCACGACGCCTTTCTACGTCACCGTCTACGAAGTTCTGGACGGCGATGAAGCCAATCCGCGCATCAAGCTGTTCGAAACCTTCGGTGCGGCCGTGCAGGCCCTGAAAGCCGGCGATGTCGACCTCGTCCTCACCGACAGCACCGGTGGCCGGGGCTACGTTGCGGCCAATCCCGACACGTTCAAGCTGATCGGCGACCCGATGGGCTCTGAAGATTTCGGCTTCATCTTCCCGAAAGGCTCCGACCTGGTGGCGCCGTTCAATGCGGCCATTGCCTCCATGCGCGCCGACGGTACGCTGGATGCGCTGAACCAGAAATGGTTCTTCGACTACAAGGTCGGCCAGTAA
- a CDS encoding AMP nucleosidase: MSNNTNPFQQAARRVRLAPSHPLEVFTDAVKAVDRLIEIFEANTAFLRGHFQDLLEGKELEGRYRAFYPQVQIITDSHVRLDSRLSYGFVSKPGTHASTITRPDLFRNYLITQLSLLMNNHDVPLLIGDSDMPIPLHFAFYDGTHVEGGAAAANLDRPLADMFDLPDLTVMDDSIANGTYEPVDGVMPLASFTAPRVDYSLHRLQHYTATRAEHFQNYVLFTNYQFYIDEFCRMSHELLADPDSGYEAFVSPGNLVIEAGQSEPCSGEEPAKLPQMPAYHLKRADGSGITMVNIGVGPSNAKTITDHIAVLRPHVWLMLGHCAGLRNSQTLGDYVLAHGYVRDDNVLNQDLPVWVPIPPLAEVQVALEDAVSEITGIDGYELKRLMRTGTVVSLDNRNWELWDQPELVKRFSQSRAIALDMESATIAANGFRFRVPYGTLLCISDKPLHGELKLPGMATDFYKRQVAQHLQIGIRAMEKMRDMTAERLHSRKLRSFAETAFQ; the protein is encoded by the coding sequence ATGTCCAACAACACCAACCCGTTTCAACAGGCGGCGCGCCGTGTGCGTCTAGCGCCGTCACATCCGCTCGAAGTCTTTACCGATGCGGTGAAGGCGGTCGATCGGCTGATCGAGATCTTCGAAGCCAACACGGCGTTTCTGCGCGGCCATTTTCAGGACCTCCTGGAGGGCAAGGAACTGGAAGGCCGGTACCGCGCTTTTTACCCGCAGGTGCAGATCATCACCGACAGCCATGTGCGGCTCGACAGCCGACTGTCCTATGGTTTTGTATCCAAGCCCGGAACACATGCCTCGACGATCACGCGGCCGGACCTATTCCGCAACTATCTGATCACGCAGCTGTCGCTGCTGATGAACAACCATGACGTTCCGCTTCTGATCGGTGACAGCGACATGCCGATCCCGCTGCATTTTGCGTTCTATGACGGAACCCACGTGGAAGGCGGTGCTGCAGCGGCCAATCTCGACCGGCCGCTGGCGGACATGTTCGATCTGCCGGATCTGACCGTAATGGACGATTCCATTGCCAACGGCACCTATGAACCGGTGGACGGCGTGATGCCGCTGGCGTCCTTCACGGCACCGCGCGTCGACTATTCCCTGCACCGGCTGCAGCACTATACGGCAACGCGCGCCGAGCATTTCCAGAACTACGTGCTCTTCACCAACTACCAGTTCTATATCGACGAATTCTGCCGCATGTCACACGAGCTGCTGGCCGATCCGGACAGTGGTTACGAGGCATTCGTGTCGCCGGGCAATCTGGTGATCGAAGCCGGTCAGAGCGAACCTTGCAGCGGCGAGGAGCCGGCAAAGTTGCCGCAGATGCCGGCCTATCACCTGAAACGGGCCGATGGCAGCGGCATCACCATGGTCAATATCGGGGTTGGCCCGTCCAACGCGAAGACCATTACGGACCACATCGCCGTGCTCCGGCCGCATGTCTGGTTGATGCTCGGTCACTGCGCGGGTCTCAGGAACAGCCAGACGCTGGGTGACTACGTGCTTGCGCACGGATATGTGCGCGACGACAACGTTCTCAACCAGGACCTGCCGGTCTGGGTGCCGATCCCGCCGCTCGCCGAGGTACAGGTCGCCCTGGAAGATGCGGTTTCGGAAATCACCGGCATTGACGGTTATGAACTGAAACGTCTCATGCGCACCGGGACCGTGGTATCACTCGACAACCGCAACTGGGAACTCTGGGACCAGCCGGAGCTGGTCAAGCGCTTCTCCCAGTCCAGGGCGATTGCCCTCGACATGGAATCGGCAACGATCGCTGCCAACGGTTTCCGCTTCCGCGTCCCTTACGGCACGCTTCTGTGTATTTCCGACAAGCCGCTGCACGGTGAACTGAAACTCCCCGGCATGGCGACGGATTTCTACAAGCGCCAGGTGGCCCAGCATCTCCAGATCGGTATCAGGGCCATGGAAAAGATGCGCGACATGACAGCGGAACGGCTGCATTCCCGCAAACTGCGAAGCTTTGCGGAAACGGCGTTTCAGTAA
- the bfr gene encoding bacterioferritin, protein MKGSQKVIDCLNEALFLELGAINQYWLHYRLLADWGYARLAKKEREESIEEMQHADKLTDRIIFLEGHPNMQKVAPLRIGQNIKEVLESDLAGEYDARTAYSKSREVCREEGDYVSMAIFEELLKDEEGHIDFLETQLELLEKIGVERYGMLNAAPADEAE, encoded by the coding sequence ATGAAGGGAAGTCAAAAAGTCATCGATTGCCTGAACGAAGCTCTGTTTCTGGAGCTCGGCGCGATCAACCAGTACTGGCTGCACTACCGTCTCCTGGCGGACTGGGGCTATGCGCGCCTTGCCAAGAAGGAGCGCGAGGAATCCATCGAGGAAATGCAACACGCGGACAAGCTCACCGACCGCATCATCTTCCTTGAAGGCCACCCGAACATGCAGAAGGTTGCACCGCTGCGCATCGGTCAGAACATCAAGGAAGTGCTGGAATCGGATCTTGCTGGCGAATACGACGCCCGCACGGCCTACTCCAAATCCCGTGAAGTCTGCCGGGAAGAAGGCGATTACGTATCCATGGCGATCTTTGAAGAGCTGCTGAAGGACGAGGAAGGTCACATCGACTTCCTGGAAACCCAGCTTGAGCTGCTGGAGAAGATCGGCGTCGAGCGCTACGGCATGCTGAACGCCGCGCCGGCCGACGAAGCCGAGTAA
- a CDS encoding fasciclin domain-containing protein has translation MKLIQKLVFALLLVLPLSAAKAGSKDIVDTAVGAGSFNTLVAAVQAAGLVDTLKGDGPFTVFAPTDEAFAKLPEGTVENLLKPENKDQLIAVLTYHVVPGKVMSSDIAGKKAEVASVQGGEISVDATDGVKVDNATVVAADVEASNGVIHVIDTVILPQS, from the coding sequence ATGAAACTGATTCAGAAACTGGTATTTGCCCTTCTTCTCGTTCTGCCGCTGAGTGCCGCCAAGGCAGGCAGCAAGGACATTGTCGACACGGCCGTCGGTGCAGGATCCTTCAACACCCTGGTTGCCGCCGTTCAGGCCGCTGGCCTTGTCGATACCTTGAAAGGCGATGGCCCGTTCACTGTCTTCGCCCCAACCGACGAAGCCTTCGCCAAACTGCCGGAAGGCACGGTTGAGAATCTCCTGAAGCCGGAAAACAAGGATCAGCTGATCGCTGTCCTGACCTACCACGTCGTGCCGGGCAAGGTGATGTCGTCCGACATTGCCGGCAAGAAGGCTGAAGTTGCCTCCGTCCAGGGCGGCGAAATCTCCGTCGATGCCACCGATGGTGTCAAGGTCGACAACGCAACTGTCGTCGCTGCAGACGTGGAAGCTTCCAACGGCGTCATTCACGTGATCGACACCGTGATCCTGCCGCAGTCCTAA
- a CDS encoding 2OG-Fe(II) oxygenase, producing the protein MFTHTQDALFSAEECAEIIRLSQTELQDSGGLVGGQQQREIRRAKISWLDDEGPAAWVMQRIMGAVAKANREVFDFNISDFREKLQVAVYDESEEGHYDWHSDIGEGPIAQFRKATIVTQLSAPDAYEGGGLEINLGHKVMTAARDQGSATLFASFMLHRVVPVQRGTRYSLTCWSHGPRFR; encoded by the coding sequence ATGTTCACGCATACACAAGACGCCCTTTTCTCCGCAGAAGAGTGCGCTGAAATCATCCGACTGAGCCAGACCGAACTGCAGGACAGTGGCGGACTTGTCGGCGGGCAGCAGCAGCGCGAGATCCGCCGGGCGAAAATCAGCTGGCTAGATGACGAGGGACCGGCCGCCTGGGTGATGCAACGGATCATGGGGGCCGTTGCCAAGGCAAACCGCGAAGTCTTCGATTTCAACATCTCGGACTTCCGGGAGAAGCTCCAGGTCGCGGTCTATGACGAAAGCGAAGAAGGCCACTACGACTGGCATTCGGACATCGGCGAAGGCCCGATCGCGCAGTTTCGCAAGGCGACCATTGTCACGCAGCTGTCGGCGCCGGATGCTTATGAGGGCGGCGGACTTGAGATCAATCTCGGTCACAAGGTGATGACGGCGGCACGTGACCAGGGCAGCGCCACGCTGTTTGCCAGTTTCATGTTGCATCGTGTGGTGCCCGTGCAGCGCGGCACACGCTATTCTCTGACCTGCTGGAGCCATGGGCCGCGCTTCCGATAG
- a CDS encoding DUF6869 domain-containing protein — MINSKISHEQLLAIYWLNNDTFHGAFSGFRDRLRAFIACLGFDVPESDFEKVAAILAGRFVNGDPDGWVTMQCFYGHPHTIWNFIIDAVAAAENEDQLARIAAGPAEHLLTYYGSLIPLFERQAKHDQKFARMLTGVWRHKMCDEVWNRLRKIQSGQQGLDGKPFRVLPEDWMSDTLSEEDRTTRDKERFQRTAEDQWEVRKA; from the coding sequence TTGATCAATTCCAAAATTTCGCATGAGCAGTTGCTGGCCATCTACTGGCTGAACAACGATACCTTCCATGGCGCTTTTTCCGGTTTCCGTGACCGGCTGAGGGCATTCATTGCTTGTCTCGGCTTTGATGTGCCTGAGAGCGACTTTGAAAAAGTCGCTGCCATATTGGCAGGACGGTTCGTGAATGGTGATCCCGATGGCTGGGTCACAATGCAATGTTTCTATGGGCACCCCCATACCATCTGGAACTTTATCATTGATGCCGTCGCCGCTGCGGAGAACGAAGATCAGCTGGCAAGGATTGCTGCCGGTCCCGCCGAGCATCTGCTGACCTATTACGGCTCTTTGATCCCTCTGTTTGAAAGACAGGCAAAACACGATCAGAAATTTGCGCGCATGCTAACCGGCGTCTGGCGCCACAAGATGTGCGACGAGGTCTGGAACCGCCTCAGAAAGATCCAGTCGGGGCAACAAGGACTGGACGGCAAGCCTTTCAGGGTTCTTCCCGAAGACTGGATGTCGGACACATTGAGCGAAGAAGACCGCACCACCCGGGACAAGGAACGTTTCCAGCGAACTGCCGAAGATCAATGGGAGGTTCGGAAGGCTTAG
- the mutY gene encoding A/G-specific adenine glycosylase yields MIDHMATASPSQLLLAWYDRHARTLPWRVSPDNRKHGEVPDPYRVWLSEIMLQQTTVAAVKSYFEKFVSLWPTVEDLAAAPEEDVMKAWAGLGYYSRARNLKKCAETIAAEHDGRFPADEATLLKLPGIGPYTAAAIATIAFDRHAAVVDGNVERVLTRLFQIETPLPDAKPDIKARMATLTPDARPGDFAQAVMDLGATICTPKKPACGLCPWREICAVQSSPFAETLPRKAPKKEKPTRFGAAFVAVDINTGSVLLRRRPPKGLLGGMTEVPGTEWSEGFIGETALDAVPFAAPWEKQVKQVTHTFTHFHLKLSVFRADLIPTQTTVLAGSWWSSPQELGEEALPTVMRKVLSAALD; encoded by the coding sequence ATGATTGATCACATGGCAACTGCTTCTCCAAGCCAATTGCTGCTTGCCTGGTATGACCGGCACGCCCGCACGCTTCCCTGGCGCGTCAGCCCGGACAACCGGAAACACGGCGAAGTTCCGGATCCCTACCGGGTCTGGCTGTCTGAAATCATGCTGCAGCAAACGACCGTTGCCGCGGTGAAATCCTATTTCGAAAAATTCGTTTCGCTCTGGCCGACCGTGGAAGATCTCGCGGCGGCGCCGGAAGAAGACGTGATGAAGGCCTGGGCGGGTCTTGGTTATTACTCACGGGCCCGCAACCTGAAAAAATGCGCGGAAACAATCGCGGCGGAGCATGACGGACGCTTTCCCGCAGATGAAGCCACGCTTTTGAAACTGCCGGGCATCGGCCCCTATACGGCTGCGGCCATCGCAACCATTGCCTTTGACCGGCACGCCGCCGTGGTCGATGGCAATGTCGAACGTGTGCTGACACGTCTTTTTCAGATCGAGACGCCGCTGCCGGATGCCAAACCGGACATCAAGGCCAGGATGGCAACACTGACGCCGGATGCACGACCCGGAGATTTTGCCCAGGCGGTCATGGATCTGGGCGCAACCATCTGCACCCCGAAGAAACCGGCCTGCGGCCTGTGTCCCTGGCGCGAGATTTGTGCGGTGCAGTCCAGCCCGTTTGCGGAAACCCTGCCGCGCAAGGCGCCCAAGAAAGAAAAGCCGACCCGTTTTGGGGCAGCCTTTGTCGCCGTGGATATCAACACCGGATCCGTGTTGCTGAGGCGGCGTCCGCCAAAGGGGCTGTTGGGCGGCATGACGGAAGTGCCTGGAACCGAATGGTCGGAGGGATTTATCGGAGAAACGGCTCTTGATGCAGTTCCCTTTGCAGCGCCCTGGGAGAAGCAGGTCAAACAGGTCACGCACACATTCACCCATTTTCACCTGAAACTGTCCGTGTTTCGCGCCGACCTCATACCCACCCAGACCACGGTGCTTGCAGGCAGCTGGTGGTCTTCCCCGCAGGAACTCGGCGAGGAAGCCCTGCCAACCGTGATGCGCAAGGTGTTGTCGGCGGCGCTTGATTGA